Proteins from a single region of Orcinus orca chromosome 20, mOrcOrc1.1, whole genome shotgun sequence:
- the LOC101270586 gene encoding leukocyte immunoglobulin-like receptor subfamily A member 6 isoform X1 gives MTPSLTALLCLGLSVGLRTQVQAGTLPKPTIWAEPGSVIPWGSPVTIWCQGTRGAQMFRLDKEGSSPPWDRWPSLAPGNKGNFSISYMTQDYAGRYHCYYRSPTGWSESSGPLELVVTGAHSKPTLSALPSPVVTSGGNVTLQCGSWEGLDGFILTKEGEPQSSWTLDAQPGPHGQTQALLPVGRVTPSHRWMFRCHGFYRDTPQVWSAPSDPLELLVPGVSGKPSLLTPQGPVVASGQSLTLQCRSDVGYDRFALSQEGRQALPQHPGRQPQAGLSQAGFPLGPVTNTHAGRYRCYGGHNLSSEWSAPSDPLDILVAGSFPDTPSLSVQPGPLVASGENVTLLCQSGSRKETFLLSKEGAAWPPLRLRSKYRGGHFQAEFSMSPVTSAHNGTYRCYSSLSSNPYLLSHASAPLELAVSESLPSHRQDYTVENLIRMGMAGSVLLGLGILLFQAQHGHGGAQDAARS, from the exons ATGACCCCCAGCCTCACGGCCCTGCTCTGCCTCG GGCTGAGTGTGGGCCTGAGGACCCAGGTGCAGGCAG GCACCCTCCCCAAACCCACCATCTGGGCTGAGCCAGGCTCTGTGATCCCCTGGGGGAGCCCCGTGACCATCTGGTGTCAGGGGACCCGGGGGGCCCAGATGTTCCGTTTGGATAAAGAGGGAAGCTCACCTCCCTGGGACAGATGGCCCTCACTGGCGCCCGGGAACAAGGGCAATTTCTCCATCTCATACATGACACAGGACTATGCAGGGAGATATCACTGTTACTATCGCAGCCCCACTGGCTGGTCAGAGAGCAGTGGCCCCCTGGAGCTGGTGGTGACAG gGGCCCACAGCAAACCCACCCTCTCAGCCCTGCCGAGCCCTGTGGTCACCTCGGGAGGGAACGTGACCCTCCAGTGTGGCTCATGGGAGGGACTGGACGGGTTCATTCTGACTAAGGAAGGAGAACCCCAGTCCTCCTGGACCCTGGATGCACAGCCAGGCCCCCATGGGCAGACCCAGGCCCTGCTCCCCGTGGGTCGCGTGACCCCCAGCCACAGGTGGATGTTCAGATGCCACGGCTTTTACAGGGACACCCCCCAGGTGTGGTCGGCCCCCAGTGACCCCCTGGAGCTCCTGGTCCCAG GTGTgtctgggaagccctccctcctGACCCCGCAGGGCCCTGTCGTGGCCTCTGGACAGAGCCTGACCCTCCAGTGTCGCTCTGACGTCGGCTATGACAGATTCGCTCTGTCCCAGGAGGGGAGACAGGCCCTCCCCCAGCACCCTGGCCGGCAGCCCCAGGCTGGGCTCTCTCAGGCCGGCTTCCCCCTGGGCCCGGTGACCAACACCCACGCGGGCCGGTACAGATGCTACGGTGGACACAACCTCTCCTCCGAGTGGTCGGCCCCCAGTGACCCCCTGGACATCCTGGTGGCAG GGTCGTTCCCTGACACGCCCTCCCTCTCGGTGCAGCCGGGCCCCCTGGTGGCCTCAGGAGAGAACGTGACCCTGCTGTGTCAGTCAGGGAGCAGAAAGGAAACTTTCCTTCTGTCCAAGGAGGGGGCAGCCTGGCCCCCACTGCGTCTTAGATCAAAGTACCGAGGTGGGCATTTCCAGGCCGAATTCTCCATGAGTCCCGTGACCTCAGCCCACAATGGGACCTACAGGTGCTACAGCTCACTCAGCAGTAACCCCTACCTGCTGTCACACGCCAGTGCCCCCCTGGAGCTCGCGGTCTCAG AATCCCTACCCTCACACCGCCAAGACTACACAGTGGAGAACCTCATCCGGATGGGCATGGCCGGCTCCGTCCTGCTGGGCCTCGGGATTCTGCTCTTTCAGGCTCAACACGGCCACGGAGGAGCCCAAGATGCAGCCAGGAGCTGA
- the LOC101270586 gene encoding leukocyte immunoglobulin-like receptor subfamily A member 6 isoform X3: MSCDAASDVLPGTLPKPTIWAEPGSVIPWGSPVTIWCQGTRGAQMFRLDKEGSSPPWDRWPSLAPGNKGNFSISYMTQDYAGRYHCYYRSPTGWSESSGPLELVVTGAHSKPTLSALPSPVVTSGGNVTLQCGSWEGLDGFILTKEGEPQSSWTLDAQPGPHGQTQALLPVGRVTPSHRWMFRCHGFYRDTPQVWSAPSDPLELLVPGVSGKPSLLTPQGPVVASGQSLTLQCRSDVGYDRFALSQEGRQALPQHPGRQPQAGLSQAGFPLGPVTNTHAGRYRCYGGHNLSSEWSAPSDPLDILVAGSFPDTPSLSVQPGPLVASGENVTLLCQSGSRKETFLLSKEGAAWPPLRLRSKYRGGHFQAEFSMSPVTSAHNGTYRCYSSLSSNPYLLSHASAPLELAVSESLPSHRQDYTVENLIRMGMAGSVLLGLGILLFQAQHGHGGAQDAARS; encoded by the exons CCACCATCTGGGCTGAGCCAGGCTCTGTGATCCCCTGGGGGAGCCCCGTGACCATCTGGTGTCAGGGGACCCGGGGGGCCCAGATGTTCCGTTTGGATAAAGAGGGAAGCTCACCTCCCTGGGACAGATGGCCCTCACTGGCGCCCGGGAACAAGGGCAATTTCTCCATCTCATACATGACACAGGACTATGCAGGGAGATATCACTGTTACTATCGCAGCCCCACTGGCTGGTCAGAGAGCAGTGGCCCCCTGGAGCTGGTGGTGACAG gGGCCCACAGCAAACCCACCCTCTCAGCCCTGCCGAGCCCTGTGGTCACCTCGGGAGGGAACGTGACCCTCCAGTGTGGCTCATGGGAGGGACTGGACGGGTTCATTCTGACTAAGGAAGGAGAACCCCAGTCCTCCTGGACCCTGGATGCACAGCCAGGCCCCCATGGGCAGACCCAGGCCCTGCTCCCCGTGGGTCGCGTGACCCCCAGCCACAGGTGGATGTTCAGATGCCACGGCTTTTACAGGGACACCCCCCAGGTGTGGTCGGCCCCCAGTGACCCCCTGGAGCTCCTGGTCCCAG GTGTgtctgggaagccctccctcctGACCCCGCAGGGCCCTGTCGTGGCCTCTGGACAGAGCCTGACCCTCCAGTGTCGCTCTGACGTCGGCTATGACAGATTCGCTCTGTCCCAGGAGGGGAGACAGGCCCTCCCCCAGCACCCTGGCCGGCAGCCCCAGGCTGGGCTCTCTCAGGCCGGCTTCCCCCTGGGCCCGGTGACCAACACCCACGCGGGCCGGTACAGATGCTACGGTGGACACAACCTCTCCTCCGAGTGGTCGGCCCCCAGTGACCCCCTGGACATCCTGGTGGCAG GGTCGTTCCCTGACACGCCCTCCCTCTCGGTGCAGCCGGGCCCCCTGGTGGCCTCAGGAGAGAACGTGACCCTGCTGTGTCAGTCAGGGAGCAGAAAGGAAACTTTCCTTCTGTCCAAGGAGGGGGCAGCCTGGCCCCCACTGCGTCTTAGATCAAAGTACCGAGGTGGGCATTTCCAGGCCGAATTCTCCATGAGTCCCGTGACCTCAGCCCACAATGGGACCTACAGGTGCTACAGCTCACTCAGCAGTAACCCCTACCTGCTGTCACACGCCAGTGCCCCCCTGGAGCTCGCGGTCTCAG AATCCCTACCCTCACACCGCCAAGACTACACAGTGGAGAACCTCATCCGGATGGGCATGGCCGGCTCCGTCCTGCTGGGCCTCGGGATTCTGCTCTTTCAGGCTCAACACGGCCACGGAGGAGCCCAAGATGCAGCCAGGAGCTGA
- the LOC101270586 gene encoding leukocyte immunoglobulin-like receptor subfamily A member 6 isoform X2 translates to MTPSLTALLCLRLSVGLRTQVQAGTLPKPTIWAEPGSVIPWGSPVTIWCQGTRGAQMFRLDKEGSSPPWDRWPSLAPGNKGNFSISYMTQDYAGRYHCYYRSPTGWSESSGPLELVVTGAHSKPTLSALPSPVVTSGGNVTLQCGSWEGLDGFILTKEGEPQSSWTLDAQPGPHGQTQALLPVGRVTPSHRWMFRCHGFYRDTPQVWSAPSDPLELLVPGVSGKPSLLTPQGPVVASGQSLTLQCRSDVGYDRFALSQEGRQALPQHPGRQPQAGLSQAGFPLGPVTNTHAGRYRCYGGHNLSSEWSAPSDPLDILVAGSFPDTPSLSVQPGPLVASGENVTLLCQSGSRKETFLLSKEGAAWPPLRLRSKYRGGHFQAEFSMSPVTSAHNGTYRCYSSLSSNPYLLSHASAPLELAVSESLPSHRQDYTVENLIRMGMAGSVLLGLGILLFQAQHGHGGAQDAARS, encoded by the exons GCACCCTCCCCAAACCCACCATCTGGGCTGAGCCAGGCTCTGTGATCCCCTGGGGGAGCCCCGTGACCATCTGGTGTCAGGGGACCCGGGGGGCCCAGATGTTCCGTTTGGATAAAGAGGGAAGCTCACCTCCCTGGGACAGATGGCCCTCACTGGCGCCCGGGAACAAGGGCAATTTCTCCATCTCATACATGACACAGGACTATGCAGGGAGATATCACTGTTACTATCGCAGCCCCACTGGCTGGTCAGAGAGCAGTGGCCCCCTGGAGCTGGTGGTGACAG gGGCCCACAGCAAACCCACCCTCTCAGCCCTGCCGAGCCCTGTGGTCACCTCGGGAGGGAACGTGACCCTCCAGTGTGGCTCATGGGAGGGACTGGACGGGTTCATTCTGACTAAGGAAGGAGAACCCCAGTCCTCCTGGACCCTGGATGCACAGCCAGGCCCCCATGGGCAGACCCAGGCCCTGCTCCCCGTGGGTCGCGTGACCCCCAGCCACAGGTGGATGTTCAGATGCCACGGCTTTTACAGGGACACCCCCCAGGTGTGGTCGGCCCCCAGTGACCCCCTGGAGCTCCTGGTCCCAG GTGTgtctgggaagccctccctcctGACCCCGCAGGGCCCTGTCGTGGCCTCTGGACAGAGCCTGACCCTCCAGTGTCGCTCTGACGTCGGCTATGACAGATTCGCTCTGTCCCAGGAGGGGAGACAGGCCCTCCCCCAGCACCCTGGCCGGCAGCCCCAGGCTGGGCTCTCTCAGGCCGGCTTCCCCCTGGGCCCGGTGACCAACACCCACGCGGGCCGGTACAGATGCTACGGTGGACACAACCTCTCCTCCGAGTGGTCGGCCCCCAGTGACCCCCTGGACATCCTGGTGGCAG GGTCGTTCCCTGACACGCCCTCCCTCTCGGTGCAGCCGGGCCCCCTGGTGGCCTCAGGAGAGAACGTGACCCTGCTGTGTCAGTCAGGGAGCAGAAAGGAAACTTTCCTTCTGTCCAAGGAGGGGGCAGCCTGGCCCCCACTGCGTCTTAGATCAAAGTACCGAGGTGGGCATTTCCAGGCCGAATTCTCCATGAGTCCCGTGACCTCAGCCCACAATGGGACCTACAGGTGCTACAGCTCACTCAGCAGTAACCCCTACCTGCTGTCACACGCCAGTGCCCCCCTGGAGCTCGCGGTCTCAG AATCCCTACCCTCACACCGCCAAGACTACACAGTGGAGAACCTCATCCGGATGGGCATGGCCGGCTCCGTCCTGCTGGGCCTCGGGATTCTGCTCTTTCAGGCTCAACACGGCCACGGAGGAGCCCAAGATGCAGCCAGGAGCTGA